In one window of Cytophagaceae bacterium ABcell3 DNA:
- a CDS encoding metalloregulator ArsR/SmtB family transcription factor, with protein sequence MNNSDTRPQITPEKLEKACRILKVIAHPVRMSVIELLDKYEQLNVGEIQEHIEIEQAALSHHLINMKDKGVLQCFRDGKNMVYSLKEKKIVKILDCLSQCEME encoded by the coding sequence ATGAATAATTCTGATACTAGACCGCAAATTACTCCTGAGAAACTTGAAAAAGCATGCAGGATACTTAAAGTTATCGCCCATCCTGTAAGGATGTCAGTGATTGAACTACTGGATAAGTATGAACAATTAAATGTGGGAGAAATTCAGGAGCATATAGAAATAGAACAAGCGGCACTTTCTCACCATCTAATCAATATGAAAGATAAAGGAGTTTTGCAATGTTTTAGAGATGGAAAAAATATGGTATATTCTTTAAAAGAAAAGAAGATTGTGAAGATATTGGATTGCCTTTCCCAATGCGAAATGGAATAA
- a CDS encoding sulfite exporter TauE/SafE family protein has protein sequence MEFLGYCLAILIGLSLGLIGGGGSILTVPVLVYIMQLSPLSSTAYSLFIVGITSLVGAIGYLKKGQLCYRAAAVFSIPSFIAVFATRKYLMPLFPDHILNLGNYVVSKQLMIMAIFSILMIASSYTMIRQGNVKGNDADLFDRKKLKFNYSFIMLEGAIVGVITGFVGAGGGFLIIPALVLLTGLPMKIAVGTSLLIIAAKSLIGFTGDLSAGLLVDWPFLIIFTSFSIIGIALGTVLSKKIRSDVLKPSFGWFTLILGIVILINEMF, from the coding sequence ATGGAATTTTTGGGTTATTGTTTAGCAATTCTAATCGGGCTTTCTCTAGGCCTTATAGGCGGGGGAGGATCTATACTGACAGTACCGGTGCTAGTATATATTATGCAACTTAGCCCATTAAGTTCAACCGCATATTCATTGTTTATAGTAGGTATTACCTCACTGGTAGGAGCCATTGGGTATTTAAAAAAAGGCCAATTGTGTTATAGAGCGGCAGCAGTATTCTCCATTCCTTCTTTTATAGCTGTATTTGCAACGAGAAAATATTTGATGCCTCTTTTCCCAGACCATATATTGAACCTTGGCAATTATGTTGTTTCAAAGCAGCTGATGATAATGGCCATTTTTTCAATTCTAATGATTGCTTCATCTTATACAATGATTAGACAAGGGAATGTAAAAGGAAATGACGCTGATTTATTTGACCGGAAAAAATTAAAATTTAATTACTCTTTCATAATGTTGGAAGGGGCTATAGTAGGTGTGATAACTGGGTTTGTAGGTGCAGGTGGAGGTTTTTTGATTATTCCTGCACTTGTATTGTTGACAGGGTTGCCAATGAAAATAGCAGTAGGTACATCATTGTTAATTATTGCTGCAAAATCATTAATAGGGTTTACAGGAGACCTTTCTGCAGGCTTATTAGTTGATTGGCCATTTTTAATAATTTTTACTAGCTTTTCCATCATTGGAATTGCTTTGGGCACCGTTTTATCCAAAAAAATTAGAAGCGATGTCTTAAAACCAAGTTTTGGTTGGTTTACCTTGATTTTAGGTATTGTAATTTTAATTAACGAAATGTTTTAA
- a CDS encoding MBL fold metallo-hydrolase: MKIEQIYTGCLAQGAYYIESDGKAAIIDPLREVDPYIQKAAQNNATIEYIFETHFHADFVSGHLDLSAKTGASIVYGPTAKPSFDAIIGTDGQEFKLGKLTIKMLHTPGHTMESVVYLLKDEKGKDHAIFTGDTLFLGDVGRPDLAQKAANVTKETLAGYLYDSLMNKIMPLADEVIVYPAHGAGSACGKNMMKETVDTLGNQKKVNYALNQPDKESFIKAVTDGLLPPPAYFPMNVTMNKHGYESFDQVLNNGLKALSPDEFETLAETNAALVLDTRSPEVFSKGFIPRSVNIGLNGDFAPWVGAMIGDVKQPLLLITEPGKEEEAVTRLSRVGFDNILGHLSGGYQSWVKSEKEIDTVNRIEAEKFSEALKTGSKVIDVRKESEYAAEHVEGAYNRPLAYINDWISEIDPKEHFFLHCAGGYRSMIAASVLQARGYRNFSEIEGGFGAIKKTEVPKSDFVCQSKTMNV; this comes from the coding sequence ATGAAAATAGAGCAAATTTATACTGGTTGTTTGGCACAAGGTGCCTACTACATTGAGTCTGATGGCAAAGCGGCTATTATAGACCCTTTAAGGGAGGTTGATCCATATATCCAAAAAGCAGCGCAAAACAATGCGACTATAGAATATATTTTTGAGACACACTTTCACGCAGATTTTGTTTCCGGACATTTAGACCTTAGTGCAAAAACCGGAGCATCCATTGTGTACGGTCCAACAGCAAAGCCTTCATTTGACGCTATTATTGGAACAGATGGACAAGAGTTTAAGTTAGGCAAGCTTACTATAAAAATGCTGCATACTCCTGGGCATACGATGGAAAGTGTGGTTTATTTATTAAAAGATGAAAAGGGTAAAGACCATGCCATATTCACGGGAGACACCCTTTTCCTTGGTGATGTAGGAAGGCCGGATCTTGCACAGAAAGCGGCTAATGTTACCAAAGAAACATTGGCTGGATATTTATATGACAGCTTAATGAATAAAATAATGCCACTGGCTGATGAAGTTATAGTTTACCCAGCCCATGGCGCAGGAAGTGCATGTGGAAAAAATATGATGAAGGAAACTGTTGATACGCTTGGCAACCAGAAAAAAGTGAATTATGCGCTCAACCAACCTGATAAGGAATCTTTTATTAAAGCTGTTACAGACGGTTTACTCCCTCCTCCAGCATATTTTCCTATGAATGTTACAATGAATAAACATGGTTATGAAAGTTTTGACCAAGTTTTAAATAATGGGTTAAAAGCATTATCTCCAGATGAGTTTGAAACATTGGCAGAGACTAATGCAGCTTTGGTTCTTGATACACGTTCTCCTGAAGTTTTTTCTAAAGGATTTATTCCCAGATCTGTAAATATCGGTCTAAACGGTGATTTCGCACCTTGGGTAGGAGCTATGATTGGAGATGTTAAACAGCCATTGCTATTAATAACAGAACCTGGAAAAGAAGAAGAGGCTGTGACGCGATTGAGCAGGGTGGGGTTTGACAATATTCTTGGGCATCTGTCGGGTGGTTATCAATCATGGGTTAAGTCTGAAAAGGAAATTGATACCGTCAATCGTATTGAAGCAGAAAAGTTTTCAGAAGCATTGAAAACAGGCAGCAAAGTAATAGATGTTCGTAAAGAAAGTGAATATGCAGCTGAACATGTAGAGGGTGCATATAACCGCCCACTAGCATATATTAATGACTGGATATCAGAAATTGATCCTAAAGAGCATTTCTTCCTGCATTGTGCTGGAGGTTATAGAAGTATGATTGCAGCATCTGTGTTACAAGCAAGGGGATATAGGAACTTTTCAGAAATTGAAGGAGGTTTTGGGGCTATTAAAAAAACTGAGGTTCCTAAATCAGATTTTGTTTGCCAAAGTAAGACAATGAATGTATAA
- a CDS encoding YeeE/YedE thiosulfate transporter family protein: MIEFIYKPWPWYVAGPLIGLVVPLLLILGNKSFGISSSLRHICAACMPANIPFFKYNWKKEVWNLFFVTGILLGGVLTATFFYNPDPVNINPSLAEELQAYGITSYQNLVPEDLFNWNTLFSLKGFLLMVVGGFLVGFGTRYAGGCTSGHAIMGLSTLQYPSLIATVSFMAGGFLMANIILPLILSL, translated from the coding sequence ATGATAGAATTTATTTATAAGCCTTGGCCATGGTATGTGGCCGGGCCTCTCATAGGCTTGGTTGTTCCCTTGCTCCTTATTCTGGGAAATAAATCTTTTGGAATAAGCTCTTCTTTACGGCATATATGTGCGGCATGTATGCCAGCCAATATCCCTTTTTTTAAGTACAATTGGAAAAAAGAGGTCTGGAATTTATTCTTTGTGACAGGCATCCTTTTAGGGGGAGTACTCACGGCTACTTTCTTTTATAACCCAGATCCTGTAAATATAAATCCAAGTCTTGCGGAAGAATTACAGGCATATGGAATTACAAGTTATCAAAACCTGGTGCCAGAAGACCTGTTTAATTGGAACACGTTATTTAGCTTAAAAGGCTTTCTGCTGATGGTAGTAGGTGGGTTTTTGGTGGGATTTGGAACCCGGTATGCTGGAGGCTGCACCAGCGGTCATGCTATTATGGGCTTGTCTACACTACAGTATCCATCGCTCATTGCAACCGTTAGTTTTATGGCAGGAGGTTTTCTCATGGCCAATATTATATTACCCCTAATTCTTTCTTTATAA
- a CDS encoding YeeE/YedE thiosulfate transporter family protein, which translates to MENKEAIRNQNAICTNESTLQHKWWHNIKYLLVGLAFGIVFVKAEVISWFRIQEMFRLQSFHMYGIIGSAVAVGALSVWIIRKFNIKTIYGEPIVFHSKTFNKGQILGGLLFGFGWAMTGACPGPLFAQIGTGATVISVTLLSAITGTWVYGLLRGKLPH; encoded by the coding sequence ATGGAAAATAAAGAGGCAATAAGAAATCAAAATGCTATTTGCACAAACGAAAGTACGTTACAACATAAATGGTGGCATAATATCAAGTACCTGCTGGTAGGACTTGCCTTTGGAATCGTATTTGTAAAAGCTGAAGTAATTAGCTGGTTTCGTATTCAAGAGATGTTTCGTTTACAGTCTTTCCACATGTATGGGATAATTGGTAGTGCTGTAGCGGTAGGGGCGCTTTCAGTATGGATTATTAGAAAGTTTAATATCAAGACTATCTATGGAGAACCAATTGTTTTTCATTCAAAAACTTTTAATAAAGGACAGATACTAGGAGGGTTGTTGTTTGGTTTCGGTTGGGCAATGACAGGTGCATGTCCAGGTCCTTTATTTGCTCAAATCGGTACGGGCGCAACTGTCATATCGGTCACTTTGTTAAGTGCTATTACAGGGACATGGGTTTATGGGCTTTTGAGGGGTAAGTTACCACATTAA
- a CDS encoding class I SAM-dependent methyltransferase produces the protein MSNISRRKHWEKVFEEKKAEEVSWYQPIPETSINLILSVNPKKNAPIIDIGAGDSMLIDQLISHGFTNIYALDISSKALDKAKRRLGEKADLVKWIVSDITHFKPDTAFDFWHDRAVFHFLTDKKDVEMYRSIAASSVRGDMSIGTFAPSGPSKCSNLDIQRYSAEELKTVFKEGFTCENCFEEAHLTPAGKVQNFTFCLFRKS, from the coding sequence ATGTCAAATATATCCAGAAGAAAGCACTGGGAAAAAGTGTTTGAAGAAAAAAAAGCAGAAGAAGTAAGCTGGTACCAGCCAATACCGGAAACTTCAATAAACTTAATCCTATCTGTAAACCCAAAAAAGAACGCTCCGATCATAGATATTGGTGCAGGGGATTCTATGCTCATTGATCAACTTATATCTCACGGATTTACTAATATATATGCTCTGGACATATCTTCAAAAGCTTTGGATAAGGCAAAAAGACGTTTAGGGGAAAAGGCGGACCTGGTAAAATGGATAGTTTCAGACATTACCCACTTTAAACCAGACACAGCGTTTGACTTTTGGCATGACAGGGCTGTTTTTCATTTCTTAACAGATAAAAAAGATGTCGAAATGTACCGGTCCATTGCAGCATCATCCGTAAGGGGGGATATGAGCATAGGAACATTTGCACCGTCAGGCCCTTCAAAGTGCAGCAACCTGGATATCCAACGATATTCAGCTGAAGAACTGAAAACGGTGTTTAAAGAGGGCTTCACATGTGAAAATTGTTTTGAAGAAGCCCATCTTACACCTGCAGGAAAAGTACAAAACTTTACATTTTGTTTGTTTAGAAAATCATAA